A stretch of Prunus dulcis chromosome 6, ALMONDv2, whole genome shotgun sequence DNA encodes these proteins:
- the LOC117629684 gene encoding UPF0235 protein C15orf40-like isoform X2: MAPAKKAKAKATANPAESTQPGNPNNNFPTSIRYIPPSSVAITIHAKPGSKIASITDFSDEALGVQIDAPAKDGEANAALLDYISSVLGVKRRQVSIGSGSKSRDKVVIVEEMTLQSVFDILDKASKST; this comes from the exons atggcaCCAGCCAAGAAGGCCAAGGCCAAGGCCACGGCCAACCCGGCCGAGTCAACTCAGCCCGGAAACCCCAACAACAATTTCCCAACCTCTATTCGGTACATACCTCCCTCCTCAGTCGCCATAACCATCCACGCCAAGCCTGGTTCCAAAATCGCCTCCATCACTg ATTTCAGTGATGAGGCGTTGGGGGTGCAAATAGACGCGCCTGCGAAGGACGGGGAAGCTAATGCAGCGCTACTTGACTACATCAGCTCG GTTTTAGGGGTAAAAAGAAGGCAGGTTTCTATTGGTTCTGGCTCCAAATCAAGAGACAAGGTTGTTATTGTGGAGGAGATGACTCTACAAAGTGTTTTTGACATCCTGGACAAAGCTTCGAAGTCCACCTAA
- the LOC117629684 gene encoding UPF0235 protein C15orf40 homolog isoform X1 has product MAPAKKAKAKATANPAESTQPGNPNNNFPTSIRYIPPSSVAITIHAKPGSKIASITDFSDEALGVQIDAPAKDGEANAALLDYISSVGPVSFWVLGVKRRQVSIGSGSKSRDKVVIVEEMTLQSVFDILDKASKST; this is encoded by the exons atggcaCCAGCCAAGAAGGCCAAGGCCAAGGCCACGGCCAACCCGGCCGAGTCAACTCAGCCCGGAAACCCCAACAACAATTTCCCAACCTCTATTCGGTACATACCTCCCTCCTCAGTCGCCATAACCATCCACGCCAAGCCTGGTTCCAAAATCGCCTCCATCACTg ATTTCAGTGATGAGGCGTTGGGGGTGCAAATAGACGCGCCTGCGAAGGACGGGGAAGCTAATGCAGCGCTACTTGACTACATCAGCTCGGTTGGTCCTGTTTCGTTTTGG GTTTTAGGGGTAAAAAGAAGGCAGGTTTCTATTGGTTCTGGCTCCAAATCAAGAGACAAGGTTGTTATTGTGGAGGAGATGACTCTACAAAGTGTTTTTGACATCCTGGACAAAGCTTCGAAGTCCACCTAA
- the LOC117630352 gene encoding uncharacterized protein LOC117630352: MGRIMEVMAVPQDRKVTLATFFLTRNARFWWESVRRRYRDPAAITWPVFRAAFDSQYYPQAYQNMKMEEFLQLEQGSMTVLEYEKKFNELSKYCLPLVEDESKKCQLFTRGLKASIRDIVISQRLTNFGDLVMSASLIESSQMMVRARGEPRRRQYETGGPSQGSSKRGSYSSGSSSGRGFGGFRLGASSSGGSTQSGSSGRRSTSSLVRGSGRQPPSTAGRMRSPQCTVCGRFHSGTCRQGTAGCFHCGQQGHFLRECPLLLPGGEATVAPPRETGTQSRTQFGGASSSGEAQTSVASRGSSQQQGRGRRARATGRVYHMSQQQAQASPDVVTGTLSVFGTPARILIDPGATHSFVTPSFAHNADVQPSALRNELAISVPTGEIFYVGTVYRDSPVLVGDVCLEADLIPLEMVGLDVILGMDWLTKHHASVDCFRKEVVLRSPGRPEVTFYGERRVLPSCLISAMTAKRLLRKGCSGYLAHVVDTRKQELKLEDIPVVRDFPDVFPDDLPGLPPHREIEFTIELLPGTSPISQAPYRMAPAELKELKVQLQELVDKGFIRPSFSPWGAPVLFVKKKDGTMRLCVDYRQLNKVTVRNKYPLPRIDDLFDQLRGAKVFSKIDLRSGYHQLRIKEEDVPKTAFRTRYGHYEFLVMPFGLTNAPAAFMDLMNRVFRRYLDRFVIVFIDDILVYSKSRKAHMKHLELVLKTLRRKKLFAKFSKCQFWLDRVNFLGHVISADGVYVDPQKVEAVVNWPQPTSVTEALEERRKPPGPSA; this comes from the exons ATGGGGCGGATCATGGAGGTAATGGCAGTCCCCCAAGATCGTAAAGTGACATTGGCCACGTTCTTCCTGACTCGGAATGCGAGATTCTGGTGGGAGTCGGTTAGAAGAAGGTATAGAGATCCAGCAGCCATCACATGGCCAGTTTTCAGAGCGGCCTTTGATAGTCAGTACTATCCTCAAGCCTACCAGAACATGAAGATGGAGGAATTTTTGCAGCTAGAACAAGGATCTATGACGGTGTTAGAGTATGAAAAGAAGTTCAATGAGTTATCAAAGTATTGCTTGCCGCTAGTAGAAGATGAAAGCAAGAAGTGTCAGCTGTTTACCAGGGGATTGAAAGCCTCTATCAGAGACATTGTGATTAGCCAGCGGCTGACTAATTTTGGAGATCTGGTGATGTCAGCCTCGTTGATTGAGAGCAGCCAGATGATGGTGAGAGCCCGAGGTGAACCTCGGAGGAGGCAGTACGAGACAGGTGGTCCCAGTCAGGGGTCATCCAAAAGAGGCAGTTACAGCTCCGGATCGTCTAGTGGCCGCGGTTTTGGAGGTTTTCGATTAGGAGCTAGTTCCAGTGGAGGTTCAACCCAGAGTGGTAGTTCTGGGCGCAGATCTACGAGCAGTTTAGTCAGGGGTTCCGGTAGGCAGCCACCATCTACAGCTGGCAGGATGAGAAGCCCCCAGTGTACAGTGTGCGGTAGATTTCACTCCGGGACCTGCAGACAGGGTACCGCAGGGTGTTTCCACTGTGGTCAACAGGGGCATTTCTTGAGAGAATGCCCATTATTGTTACCAGGTGGTGAAGCGACTGTTGCCCCACCTCGAGAGACAGGCACACAGAGTAGAACCCAGTTTGGTGGAGCCTCGTCCAGCGGTGAAGCCCAGACGAGTGTTGCCAGTAGGGGTAGCAGTCAACAGCAAGGACGGGGCAGACGTGCCAGAGCTACCGGCAGGGTGTATCATATGTCTCAACAGCAGGCGCAAGCATCCCCAGACGTGGTTACAGGTACTTTATCAGTTTTTGGGACCCCTGCTAGAATTTTGATTGACCCTGGGGCTACGCACTCATTCGTTACTCCTAGTTTTGCCCACAACGCTGATGTCCAACCATCGGCTTTACGGAATGAGTTAGCGATCTCTGTACCTACAGGAGAGATCTTTTATGTTGGTACAGTGTATCGCGATAGTCCAGTTTTAGTGGGGGATGTGTGTTTGGAAGCAGATCTGATTCCACTAGAGATGGTGGGCTTGGATGTCATTTTGGGCATGGATTGGCTTACTAAGCATCATGCCTCAGTGGATTGCTTCAGGAAAGAAGTAGTACTCCGTAGCCCTGGACGTCCTGAAGTAACATTTTATGGTGAGCGTAGAGTACTCCCATCTTGCCTCATTTCAGCGATGACGGCAAAGAGGTTGCTCCGAAAAGGGTGCTCAGGTTATCTAGCACATGTGGTGGATACCAGGAAGCAGGAATTAAAATTGGAAGATATCCCGGTGGTACGAGATTTTCCAGATGTATTTCCGGATGATCTTCCTGGGTTACCTCCTCACCGAGAGATTGAGTTCACTATTGAGCTCCTCCCAGGAACGAGCCCTATATCTCAGGCACCTTACAGGATGGCCCCAGCAGAATTGAAAGAGTTAAAGGTACAGCTGCAGGAACTAGTAGATAAGGGCTTTATCCGACCCAGCTTTTCTCCTTGGGGTGCTCCAGTATTATTTGTGAAAAAGAAGGATGGTACCATGAGGTTGTGTGTTGACTACAGGCAGCTGAATAAAGTCACAGTGCGGAATAAGTATCCGCTACCCCGTAttgatgatttatttgatCAGTTGAGGGGTGCTAAAGTGTTTTCCAAGATTGACTTAAGATCAGGGTACCATCAGTTGCggattaaagaagaagatgtgcCTAAGACAGCTTTCCGAACCAGGTATGGGCATTATGAGTTCTTGGTGATGCCATTTGGATTGACGAATGCCCCAGCTGCATTTATGGATTTGATGAACAGAGTGTTCCGACGTTATTTGGATCGCTTTGTCATCGTATTCATAGATGATATTCTGGTGTATTCCAAGAGTCGAAAGGCACATATGAAACATTTAGAACTAGTACTGAAGACGCTGAGAAGGAAGAAATTGTTTGCTAAATTTAGTAAGTGCCAGTTCTGGCTAGACAGAGTAAATTTCTTGGGACATGTGATTTCCGCGGATGGTGTTTATGTTGATCCTCAGAAGGTGGAGGCAGTAGTGAATTGGCCGCAGCCAACCAGTGTTACAGAG gccttAGAAGAACGAAGGAAACCGCCCGGGCCATCCGCTTAG
- the LOC117630354 gene encoding G-type lectin S-receptor-like serine/threonine-protein kinase LECRK2 — translation MASSIRIVAFLLSVFSLGGQGARQNNSTQLISPGSSLSPISSPSSWLSPSGHFAFGFYKKGAGFAIGIWLVGTDKQTIVWTENRDDLPVTSNAILRLTSDGKLVLSDRERQKNLIVTTGTNSPTDSAASSASMLDSGNFVLYNGRRDVIWESFNHPTDTILGGQILPVGGSLISSLSENDHSTGRFHLNMQADGNLVLYSANSENSPADAYWSSGTYLQRQLQLYLNATGRLVLINSTSGEESYVLDYDESSKTNYKNGTIYRATLDVDGNFRLYSHESDLSTGKFQPSRILWQALDDPCDVKGFCGLNSYCTFYDNQPNCLCLPGTDYADSDRRIVGCLRNYTKVKCNDGKENTSSYHMITMENMVVEDIVYYEALMPTVKECSRSCLEDCNCGAAVFYSGSNVCAKQNLPLRYVRRDPKESSTAVFKIGNIISGSIGNNHNNTNPAIPLNPNTTVVTTTDKKLIKQIIVLTLALILFSCAALAVSGFYISKIRFLRYKRLTEINGDLGLADEELTLRAFSYNELRRATNGFKEELGKGSFGAVYKGALNKGKKIIAVKRLEKLVEEGEREFRAEMQAIGRTHHKNLVRLLGYSAEDSKRLLVYEYMSNGSLADLLFRNEWKPTWSERVTIALDVARGLLYLHEECKAPIIHCDIKPQNILMDEFWNAKISDFGLAKLLMPDQTRTFTGVRGTRGYLAPEWQKNTPISVKADVYSYGIVLLEIVCCRRNMDVNVRAEEIILSTWVYKCFVGRELHKLVGGQEVDKKTLENMVKVGLWCIQDEPALRPSMKSVVLMLQGITDIAIPPCPTATSM, via the coding sequence ATGGCTTCCAGTATTCGGATTGTTGCCTTTCTCCTTTCTGTATTTTCTCTAGGAGGTCAAGGAGCTCGACAAAATAATTCTACCCAACTAATAAGCCCAGGCTCTTCACTTTCTCCCATAAGTAGCCCAAGCTCATGGCTTTCTCCTTCTGGCCATTTTGCATTTGGGTTTTATAAAAAAGGAGCAGGATTTGCAATCGGAATTTGGCTGGTGGGAACAGACAAGCAAACAATTGTCTGGACAGAAAATCGCGACGATCTCCCAGTCACCTCAAATGCAATTCTGCGGTTAACAAGTGACGGCAAGCTTGTTCTAAGTGATAGAGAACGACAAAAGAACCTCATCGTCACTACAGGTACTAATTCACCAACGGACTCTGCAGCTTCCTCTGCCTCCATGCTCGACTCTGGAAATTTTGTTCTGTATAACGGAAGACGCGATGTCATCTGGGAGAGCTTTAATCATCCTACTGATACGATCCTTGGAGGTCAGATTCTGCCTGTTGGGGGTTCACTCATCTCCAGTCTTTCGGAAAATGACCACTCAACAGGACGGTTCCACCTCAACATGCAGGCTGATGGAAACCTGGTTCTATACTCGGCAAACAGCGAAAACTCGCCTGCAGATGCCTATTGGAGCTCTGGAACCTATCTCCAACGTCAGCTTCAACTTTATCTTAACGCTACAGGTCGTCTAGTTCTCATCAACAGCACTAGTGGGGAAGAATCCTATGTTTTAGATTATGATGAATCGTCCAAAACCAACTACAAAAACGGTACCATATATCGTGCGACTCTTGACGTGGATGGAAATTTTCGGTTGTATTCTCATGAATCTGATCTGAGTACTGGAAAATTCCAGCCATCCCGTATTCTGTGGCAAGCACTGGATGATCCTTGCGATGTTAAAGGCTTCTGTGGCCTTAACAGCTACTGCACATTTTATGACAATCAACCAAACTGTCTTTGCCTTCCTGGAACAGATTACGCTGACTCCGACCGAAGGATCGTCGGTTGCTTGAGAAACTATACTAAAGTAAAGTGTAATGATGGGAAAGAAAATACATCAAGTTATCACATGATCACCATGGAGAATATGGTAGTGGAAGATATAGTTTACTATGAAGCACTAATGCCGACCGTGAAAGAATGCAGCAGGTCTTGTCTGGAAGACTGCAACTGCGGGGCAGCTGTGTTCTACAGTGGGAGTAATGTTTGTGCCAAACAAAACTTACCACTCAGATATGTCCGAAGGGATCCCAAGGAGTCCAGCACAGCTGTCTTCAAGATCGGCAACATAATAAGTGGTTCCATTGGCAACAACCACAACAATACTAATCCAGCCATCCCGCTGAATCCAAATACCACGGTCGTTACTACCACAGACAAGAAGTTGATAAAgcaaattattgttttaactTTAGCTCTCATCCTATTCTCCTGTGCGGCCCTTGCAGTTTCTGGATTTTACATTTCCAAAATCCGATTTCTGCGGTACAAAAGGCTGACGGAGATTAATGGTGATTTGGGGTTGGCTGATGAGGAACTTACTTTGAGAGCTTTTTCATACAATGAGCTGAGAAGAGCGACCAATGGGTTCAAAGAAGAATTGGGAAAGGGCTCGTTTGGAGCAGTTTACAAAGGGGCTttaaacaaaggaaaaaaaatcattgcaGTGAAAAGATTAGAGAAGCTGGTCGAAGAAGGTGAGAGGGAGTTTCGTGCGGAGATGCAAGCAATCGGAAGAACTCACCACAAGAACTTAGTTCGATTGCTTGGTTACTCTGCCGAGGACTCAAAAAGACTCCTCGTGTATGAATATATGAGCAATGGCTCCCTTGCAGATCTCCTTTTCAGGAATGAATGGAAACCTACTTGGAGTGAAAGAGTAACAATTGCACTCGATGTCGCAAGAGGTCTCCTCTATCTACATGAAGAGTGTAAGGCCCCTATCATCCATTGCGACATAAAGCCTCAAAACATTCTGATGGATGAATTCTGGAATGCTAAAATCTCTGACTTTGGACTTGCAAAATTGTTGATGCCGGATCAAACGAGGACTTTCACAGGGGTCAGAGGCACAAGAGGGTACTTGGCACCAGAATGGCAAAAGAACACTCCAATCTCAGTGAAGGCAGATGTTTATAGTTACGGAATAGTGCTTCTCGAAATTGTATGTTGCAGGCGGAACATGGACGTCAATGTTAGAGCAGAGGAGATAATTCTATCTACTTGGGTCTACAAGTGCTTTGTTGGTAGAGAGCTGCATAAGCTCGTGGGTGGTCAAGAGGTCGATAAAAAGACTTTGGAGAACATGGTTAAGGTGGGACTATGGTGTATACAAGATGAACCAGCTCTGCGTCCTTCAATGAAGTCTGTTGTGTTGATGTTACAAGGTATTACTGATATAGCTATTCCTCCATGTCCAACTGCTACCTCCATGTAA